TGCCAGTAGGCGGCGACCTTGGTGGTGGCGGGGTCGGTGGTGTCGATCTTCCAGGTGTCGTCACCGGCCTTGAACCACTGGGCGCCCGCCTGCCAGGCCATGGCCTCGAAGGTGGTCGGGTCGTCGGGGAAGAAGGTGGCGATACGGGTCTTGGCGTCGGCCTTCTTGACCTGCTCCGCGGCCTTCCTGAACTCGTCCCAGGTGGTGGGGGCCTGGACCTTGTACTTCGCGAACAGGTCCTTGCGGTAGAAGAAGGCCTGCGGAGCGGCGTCGAAGGGGACGGCCCAGGACTTGCCGCCGAGGGTGGTGAGTTCGACGCTCTGCGGGAGCAGCTTCGCGCGGTCGGCCTCGGTGAACTCGCCGCCGATGTCCTGGAGGGCGCCGGAGCTCACGAACTCGGGGAGCGAGGAGTACTCGATGGAGACGAGGTCGGGGGCGTTGCCGGCCTTCACGGCGTTGGAGATCTTGGCGTAGCCGCCGGCGGTGCCGGAGGGGATCTCCTCGAAGTTCACCTTGATGTCGGTGTGGGAGGCGTTGAAGGCGTCCACGACGTCCTTGGAGCCCTTGGCCCAGCCCCAGAAGGTGATGGTCACGGGCCCGTTCGGCTTGTTCGCCTTGTCCGGCTGGTTCGCGGTGTCGTCACCGCCGCCGCCGCAGGCCGTGAGGACGGCGAGGGCGGTGGCGGTGCCGGCTATGACGCGGGACGTTCTGCTCCAACTACGGGTCACGGCTCGGCTCCTGGAGGCGGGGCGGCTGGGAGGTTGTGGCCGTGATCCTGTGACCGTTCATGACCGAAGTCAAGAGCGAAAGATTGATTGATCGAAAAAAGATCAGATCGATCGTGCGGGATGCCCCGGGCGCGCTCCGCAGGAGGCCCGCACCCGCAGCGTCGGCAGCAGGCTCAGA
Above is a genomic segment from Streptomyces sp. NBC_00094 containing:
- a CDS encoding ABC transporter substrate-binding protein, with the translated sequence MTRSWSRTSRVIAGTATALAVLTACGGGGDDTANQPDKANKPNGPVTITFWGWAKGSKDVVDAFNASHTDIKVNFEEIPSGTAGGYAKISNAVKAGNAPDLVSIEYSSLPEFVSSGALQDIGGEFTEADRAKLLPQSVELTTLGGKSWAVPFDAAPQAFFYRKDLFAKYKVQAPTTWDEFRKAAEQVKKADAKTRIATFFPDDPTTFEAMAWQAGAQWFKAGDDTWKIDTTDPATTKVAAYWQGLLDDGLVHKNASFSPEWTGSLKNGTTIGYLGASWGAGVLKGTLPEQSGKWAVAPMPSWDGKPASGMLGGTSFAVTKDSKQKAAAVAFAEWMSTTEEGVKARIASGTSSAFPAAASLRPVAKQAFDASYYGGQDIYALFEASGASINPNWAWGPTTGTTNTTIKDHFGKITKGGPTVAEAVKAGHDATVAELTKRGLKVEG